A DNA window from Tachysurus fulvidraco isolate hzauxx_2018 chromosome 4, HZAU_PFXX_2.0, whole genome shotgun sequence contains the following coding sequences:
- the pno1 gene encoding RNA-binding protein PNO1, whose protein sequence is MESVNNSASEDTSAVDGGGNTDTFQTVKSKKSSKRKRDQGEVQMESEDAVAPKRPQFPPISGDKLKGGADEMRKIPVPSHRYTPLKENWLKIFTPIVENLQLQVRFNLKTRNVEIKTCKDTQDIGALTKAADFVKAFILGFQVEDALALIRLDELFLETFDITDVKPLKGDHLSRAVGRIAGKGGKTKFTIENVTKTRIVLADTKVHILGSFQNIKMARTAICNLILGSPPSKVYGNIRAVASRAAERF, encoded by the exons ATGGAAAGTGTCAACAACTCAGCTTCGGAGGACACGAGTGCGGTGGACGGTGGAGGAAACACGGACACGTTTCAGACGGTAAAGTCGAAGAAATCTTCAAAACGTAAACGTGACCAAGGGGAAGTACAAATGGAGTCTGAAGACGCCGTGGCACCGAAAAGACCACAGTTTCCCCCAATATCAGGAGACAAACTGAAG GGTGGTGCTGATGAGATGAGGAAAATCCCTGTGCCATCTCACAGATATACACCTCTGAAAGAAAACTGGCTCAAAATCTTCACCCCCATTGTTGAAAACCTGCAGCTTCAAGTTCGATTTAATCTCAAAACGAGAAACGTGGAAATTAAG ACATGTAAAGACACACAGGATATCGGTGCTCTTACGAAAGCAGCAGATTTTGTAAAGGCCTTTATTTTAGGATTTCAGGTTGAG GATGCACTCGCACTCATCAGACTGGATGAACTGTTCCTGGAAACCTTCGATATCACAGATG TTAAGCCTCTCAAAGGAGATCACTTGTCACGAGCTGTTGGGAGAATAGCAGGCAAAGGGGGGAAAACGAAGTTCACCATTGAAAATGTCACAAAGACCAGGATCGTCCTTGCAGACAC GAAGGTTCACATTTTGGGGTCGTTCCAGAATATAAAGATGGCACGGACAGCTATATGCAACCTTATCTTAG GAAGTCCTCCATCGAAGGTGTATGGAAACATTCGGGCAGTTGCCAGCCGTGCAGCTGAGAGATTCTAA
- the dnaaf10 gene encoding dynein axonemal assembly factor 10: MSTSLEKPQIIAHFQKSLNYTVFDSKWIPCSAKFVCMGTLAKGSGVLQIYELEHGKLKQVKEMENPKPIKCGTFGATSLQQRHLATGDFDGNLHVWNLEAAKDPVYSVKGHKEIINSIDGVGGLGIGEGAPEIVTGSRDGTVKVWDLRQKDTPVANMEPMEGETKRDCWTVAFGNAFNDQNRCVCAGYDNGDIKLFDLRNMALQWEKNIKNGVCSLEFDRKDINMNKLVATSLEGKFHVFDMRTQHPTKGFASVSEKTDQSTIWQVRHLPQNRDIFMTTGGAGKLHLWKYEYPGQRREKDGNKVDQGVPGTLSLLQNVTLSTQPIVSLDWNTDKQGLCVCASFDQSVRVLLVTKLNRV; this comes from the exons ATGTCAACGTCTCTGGAAAAGCCGCAGATCATCGCGCACTTTCAAAAGAGTTTAAATTACACGGTGTTCGACAGCAAGTGGATTCCCTGCAGTGCGAAGTTTGTTTGTATGGGAACCCTCGCCAAAGGAAGTGGAGTCCTGCAGATTTACGAGCTTGAACATGGAAAACTAAAACAAGTCAAAGAG ATGGAAAATCCCAAGCCTATAAAATGTGGAACATTTGGTGCAACATCTCTCCAGCAGAGGCATTTGGCCACAGGCGATTTTGACGGCAACCTTCACGTGTG gAATCTTGAGGCAGCAAAGGATCCGGTGTACTCTGTGAAAGGCCACAAGGAAATAATAAACAGCATAGACGGAGTTGGAGGTTTAGGCATCGGAGAGGGCGCACCAGAAATCGTTACAGGGAGCAGAGATG GTACAGTTAAAGTGTGGGATCTGAGGCAAAAAGATACACCTGTGGCAAACATGGAGCCGATGGAAGGAGAGACCAAGAGAGATTGTTGGACTGTTGCATTTG GTAACGCCTTTAACGATCAGAACCGCTGTGTCTGTGCTGGTTATGACAACGGTGATATTAAGCTGTTTGATCTCCGAAATATGGCTCTGCAGTGggagaaaaatattaaaaatggt gTTTGCAGCCTAGAATTTGACAGAAAAGATATCAATATGAATAAACTAGTGGCAACGTCTTTAGAGGGCAAATTTCATGTCTTTGACATGAGGACTCAACACCCGACCAAAGGCTTTGCCTCTGTTTCGGAAAAG ACTGACCAATCTACAATATGGCAAGTGAGACATTTGCCGCAGAACCGGGACATCTTCATGACAACAGGTGGAGCTGGGAAGCTGCACTTATGGAAata TGAGTATCCAGGGCAGAGGCGTGAGAAAGATGGAAACAAAGTAGACCAAGGAGTGCCTGGGACACTCAGTCTCCTGCAGAATGTCACTCTGTCTACACAACCTATTGTCAGCCTGGACTGGAATACCGACAAAcagggcctgtgtgtgtgcgcttccTTTGACCAGTCTGTACGAGTCCTGCTTGTCACTAAGCTGAACAGAGTATGA
- the ppp3r1a gene encoding calcineurin subunit B type 1 has protein sequence MGNEASYPLEMCSHFDADEIKRLGKRFKKLDLDNSGSLSVEEFMSLPELQQNPLVQRVIDIFDTDGNGEVDFKEFIEGVSQFSVKGDKEQKLRFAFRIYDMDKDGYISNGELFQVLKMMVGNNLKDTQLQQIVDKTIINADKDGDGRISFEEFCSVVGGLDIHKKMVVDV, from the exons TCGATGCAGATGAGATTAAGAGGCTAGGTAAGAGATTTAAGAAACTCGACCTAGATAACTCTGGATCCCTGAGCGTAGAGGAGTTCATGTCCCTGCCTGAGCTACAGCAGAATCCGCTGGTGCAGAGGGTTATCGATATATTCGATACAGATGGCAATGGGGAAGTGGATTTCAAAG AGTTTATAGAGGGCGTCTCACAATTCAGTGTTAAGGGAGATAAGGAACAGAAGCTCAGAT TCGCTTTCCGGATCTACGACATGGACAAGGACGGCTATATCTCTAACGGTGAACTGTTCCAAGTGTTGAAGATGATGGTGGGCAACAACTTGAAGGACACGCAACTGCAGCAGATTGTAGATAAGACAATTATCAATGCAGACAAGGATGGAGATGGGAGAATATCTTTTGAAGAGTTCTGCTCT GTTGTTGGTGGTCTTGACATTCACAAAAAGATGGTAGTGGATGTGTGA